A part of Geothrix oryzae genomic DNA contains:
- a CDS encoding beta-ketoacyl-[acyl-carrier-protein] synthase family protein: MTGSRVVVTGLGIVSSLALDREGTWSAMLAGRDGLDRLTRLDLPAEPAQIAGQVALEPARHQTLCDRMALRALDEALDGLRPDGDPARIGVFQGAGTSGLPIAEAYLEDRLAGRRGQATGPAYQSPCTVTDALANRLGATGPRGTIMNACSSSLLALGQAWERLAAGELDLALAGGAESLCRTTYAGFSSLKAVDARKCRPFSRDRAGLNLGEGAVQILLEPLDRAKARGATIYAEVLGYGASMDAHHPTAPHPEGEGAARALAMALRVGGLEPSGVDLVSAHGTATPANDGAECRAIRRALGAAAEAVSVTSTKSQFGHTLGAAGAFGAGTAILALRDQVVSPTLRLDDPDPACDLDCTPLSAKERRIRAALVNAFAFGGNNVSLLLARWEGS; this comes from the coding sequence ATGACCGGCTCCCGCGTCGTCGTCACGGGCCTCGGCATCGTCTCCTCCCTGGCCCTGGATCGGGAGGGCACCTGGTCCGCCATGCTCGCGGGACGAGACGGCCTGGACCGCCTCACGCGGCTGGACCTCCCCGCCGAGCCCGCCCAGATCGCCGGCCAGGTGGCCCTGGAGCCCGCCCGGCATCAGACCCTGTGCGACCGCATGGCCCTGCGGGCCCTGGACGAGGCCCTGGACGGCTTGCGGCCGGATGGCGACCCCGCCCGGATCGGCGTCTTCCAGGGCGCCGGTACCAGCGGATTGCCGATCGCGGAGGCCTACCTGGAAGACCGCCTCGCCGGCCGGCGCGGCCAGGCGACGGGGCCCGCCTACCAGAGCCCCTGCACCGTCACCGATGCCCTGGCCAACCGGCTGGGGGCCACCGGGCCCCGGGGCACCATCATGAACGCCTGCTCCTCCAGCCTGCTGGCCCTGGGTCAGGCCTGGGAGCGCCTCGCCGCAGGCGAGCTGGACCTGGCCCTCGCCGGCGGCGCCGAAAGCCTCTGCCGCACCACCTACGCCGGCTTCTCCAGCCTCAAGGCCGTGGATGCCCGCAAGTGCCGCCCCTTCAGCCGGGACCGGGCGGGCCTGAACCTGGGCGAGGGCGCCGTGCAAATCCTCCTCGAGCCCCTGGACCGCGCCAAGGCCCGCGGGGCGACGATCTACGCCGAGGTGCTGGGCTACGGCGCCAGCATGGACGCCCACCATCCCACGGCGCCGCACCCCGAAGGCGAGGGCGCCGCCCGGGCCCTCGCCATGGCCCTCCGCGTGGGCGGTCTCGAGCCTTCGGGCGTGGATCTCGTCTCGGCCCACGGCACCGCCACCCCCGCCAACGACGGAGCCGAGTGCCGGGCCATCCGCCGGGCCCTGGGCGCGGCGGCCGAGGCGGTCTCGGTCACCAGCACCAAGAGCCAGTTCGGCCACACCCTGGGCGCGGCCGGGGCCTTCGGAGCCGGCACTGCCATCCTGGCCCTGCGGGACCAGGTGGTGAGCCCCACCCTGCGCCTGGACGACCCCGATCCCGCCTGCGATCTGGACTGCACCCCGCTGTCGGCGAAGGAACGGCGGATCCGCGCCGCCCTGGTGAATGCCTTCGCCTTCGGGGGCAACAATGTGAGCCTCCTGCTGGCGCGCTGGGAGGGCTCTTGA
- a CDS encoding beta-ketoacyl synthase N-terminal-like domain-containing protein, whose amino-acid sequence MSSARTDLVITGLGLVLPCGDGLGPARASLASGEPCFADLPEALGQGRGAACTAFNPTGIIPPMQLRRLDRASRFAWVAAHQAFLDAGLDPKADTGGGGERIAVAVGTLTGGSEASEAFMRPYLQRGPEGASPMVFPNCVANAASGHLALAFGLKGPSATFVDRENAAFTALEQAGRWLRTGLADAALVLGTDGLFPLLLDICRGARLLNRHGDPVPGSNQGFLPGEGAQAFLLETRSRAEARGARPRGTLRGLACRSTPGDGEEERAEALARAALALGDRAVARRIGGSNGLRRLDALESRLAGAHPRWPATLHPKVLWGEFGGSGGQLLAAALLEPAEQVLVTAPASSGAQFAALLEGVRLDRP is encoded by the coding sequence TTGAGTTCCGCTCGGACCGACCTCGTCATCACCGGCTTGGGATTGGTCCTGCCCTGCGGGGATGGCCTCGGCCCGGCCCGCGCCAGCCTGGCCTCGGGCGAGCCCTGCTTCGCGGACCTGCCGGAGGCCCTGGGCCAGGGGCGCGGCGCGGCCTGTACCGCCTTCAACCCCACGGGCATCATCCCGCCCATGCAGCTGCGGCGCCTGGACCGGGCCTCGCGCTTCGCCTGGGTGGCCGCCCACCAGGCCTTCCTGGACGCGGGACTCGATCCGAAGGCGGACACGGGGGGTGGGGGTGAGCGCATCGCCGTGGCCGTGGGCACCCTCACGGGCGGCAGCGAGGCCAGCGAGGCCTTCATGCGGCCCTACCTCCAGCGGGGGCCTGAGGGCGCCTCGCCCATGGTCTTTCCCAACTGCGTCGCCAACGCCGCCAGCGGCCACCTGGCCCTCGCCTTCGGATTGAAGGGCCCCAGCGCCACCTTCGTGGACCGGGAGAACGCCGCGTTCACGGCCCTGGAACAGGCGGGCCGCTGGCTCCGCACCGGGCTCGCCGACGCCGCGCTGGTCCTCGGCACGGATGGCCTCTTCCCTCTGCTCCTCGACATCTGCCGGGGCGCCCGGCTGCTGAACCGCCATGGAGATCCCGTTCCGGGCTCCAACCAGGGCTTCCTGCCGGGCGAGGGGGCACAGGCCTTCCTGCTCGAGACCCGATCCCGCGCGGAGGCCCGGGGCGCCCGCCCCCGGGGGACCCTGCGCGGGCTGGCCTGCCGGTCCACCCCCGGAGACGGGGAAGAGGAGCGGGCCGAGGCCCTGGCCCGGGCGGCCCTGGCCCTGGGCGACCGCGCCGTGGCCCGGCGGATCGGCGGCAGCAACGGCCTGCGGCGCCTCGACGCCCTGGAGTCGCGGCTGGCCGGGGCACACCCCCGGTGGCCCGCTACCCTCCATCCCAAGGTGCTCTGGGGCGAGTTCGGCGGGTCGGGCGGTCAGCTGCTGGCCGCCGCCCTCCTGGAGCCCGCGGAGCAGGTGCTCGTCACCGCCCCCGCCAGTTCCGGGGCCCAGTTCGCGGCGCTCCTCGAAGGCGTTAGGCTGGATCGGCCATGA